A window of Thermus antranikianii DSM 12462 contains these coding sequences:
- the infB gene encoding translation initiation factor IF-2: MAKIRIYQLAKELGMTNEELLELLDQMGVAYKSHASTLSEEDAEAVRELVKEQRGLQEKLAEEERRKALPRKPPVVVIMGHVDHGKTTLLDYLRKSRIAEKEAGGITQHVGAFEVKTPQGTVVFIDTPGHEAFTTIRQRGAKVADIAVIVIAADDGIMPQTDEAIAHAKAAGAKIIFALNKMDLPQADPDRVKRQLMERGFVPEEYGGDAIVVPISAKTGQGVQDLLEMILLIAELEDYRADPNAEPKGVILESKLDKQAGIIANMLVQEGTFRVGDYVVAGEVYGRIRAMMDADGNQRKEAGPGSAVQVLGFQELPHAGDVVEWVPDLEAAREITEERKEERKAREEAERERRPRTMADLLRALQEEGQKEVNLILRADTQGSLEAIQHILAKESTEEVKINVLLAQVGAPTESDILLAQTANAAILAFGVNPSGAVKKAAESKGVLLKTFRIIYDLIDEVRSMVKGQKEPKFKEEVLGRAEVRAIFRLPGGKQVAGCMVTQGKVVRGAEVRVLRKGEEIWKGKMASLKRFKEDVREVAQGYECGIGLEGFDDFQEGDIIEVFQMVEVPA, translated from the coding sequence ATGGCCAAAATACGGATCTACCAGCTGGCTAAAGAGCTGGGTATGACCAACGAGGAGCTCCTGGAGCTCCTGGACCAGATGGGGGTCGCCTACAAGTCCCACGCCTCCACCCTTTCCGAGGAGGATGCGGAGGCGGTGCGGGAACTGGTCAAGGAACAACGGGGCCTGCAGGAGAAGCTGGCGGAGGAGGAGCGTAGGAAAGCCCTCCCCCGAAAGCCTCCCGTGGTGGTCATCATGGGCCACGTGGACCACGGGAAGACCACCCTCCTGGACTATCTTCGCAAAAGCCGCATCGCCGAGAAGGAAGCGGGGGGGATCACCCAACACGTGGGTGCCTTTGAGGTGAAGACCCCGCAGGGTACGGTGGTCTTCATAGACACCCCGGGGCACGAGGCCTTCACCACCATAAGGCAGCGGGGAGCCAAGGTGGCGGACATCGCCGTCATCGTCATCGCCGCCGACGACGGGATCATGCCCCAAACGGATGAGGCCATCGCCCACGCCAAGGCAGCCGGGGCCAAGATCATCTTCGCCCTGAACAAAATGGACCTGCCCCAGGCCGACCCTGACCGGGTCAAGCGCCAGCTGATGGAGCGGGGCTTCGTGCCCGAGGAGTACGGTGGGGATGCCATCGTGGTGCCCATCAGCGCCAAAACGGGCCAAGGGGTGCAGGACCTTTTGGAGATGATCCTGCTCATCGCCGAGCTGGAGGATTACCGGGCTGACCCAAACGCCGAGCCCAAAGGGGTCATCCTCGAGTCCAAGCTGGACAAACAGGCGGGCATTATCGCCAACATGTTGGTCCAGGAGGGGACCTTCCGGGTGGGGGACTATGTGGTGGCCGGGGAGGTGTACGGCCGTATCCGGGCCATGATGGACGCCGATGGCAACCAGCGCAAGGAAGCAGGCCCGGGAAGCGCCGTGCAGGTCTTAGGCTTCCAGGAGCTTCCCCACGCCGGGGACGTGGTGGAGTGGGTGCCGGACCTCGAGGCCGCCAGGGAGATCACCGAGGAGCGCAAAGAGGAGCGCAAGGCCCGCGAGGAAGCCGAAAGGGAGCGCCGTCCCAGGACCATGGCCGACCTGCTCCGGGCCCTCCAGGAGGAAGGGCAGAAGGAGGTTAACCTCATTCTCCGGGCGGATACCCAGGGCTCCCTGGAAGCCATCCAGCACATCCTGGCCAAGGAGAGCACCGAGGAGGTCAAGATCAACGTCCTCCTGGCCCAGGTGGGGGCCCCCACGGAGTCGGATATCCTCCTGGCCCAGACGGCCAACGCCGCCATCCTAGCCTTCGGGGTGAACCCTTCCGGTGCGGTGAAGAAGGCGGCGGAAAGCAAGGGGGTTCTCCTCAAAACCTTCCGCATCATTTATGACCTCATCGACGAGGTCCGGTCCATGGTCAAAGGACAGAAGGAGCCCAAGTTCAAGGAGGAGGTCCTGGGCCGGGCCGAGGTGCGGGCCATTTTCCGCCTGCCCGGGGGCAAACAGGTGGCGGGATGCATGGTCACCCAGGGCAAAGTGGTACGCGGTGCTGAGGTAAGGGTTTTGCGCAAGGGCGAGGAGATCTGGAAGGGGAAAATGGCCAGCCTCAAGCGCTTCAAGGAGGACGTGCGGGAGGTGGCCCAGGGCTACGAGTGCGGCATCGGCCTCGAGGGGTTCGACGACTTCCAGGAAGGGGACATCATAGAGGTGTTCCAGATGGTGGAGGTGCCGGCATAG
- a CDS encoding YlxR family protein produces the protein MAKHVPIRMCVACRKRRPKGELLRILLMPEGFRLDPTGKLPGRGAYVCPDNPECWTEKKLRRFAGGRAKALSEALITLLGGTDGQNTDLPAG, from the coding sequence ATGGCGAAGCATGTCCCCATCCGCATGTGCGTGGCCTGCCGCAAAAGGCGGCCCAAGGGGGAGCTTTTGCGGATCCTGCTCATGCCGGAGGGGTTTCGCCTGGACCCCACGGGGAAACTGCCGGGTAGGGGAGCCTATGTCTGCCCCGACAACCCGGAGTGCTGGACGGAAAAGAAGCTGAGGCGCTTTGCTGGGGGCCGGGCCAAGGCCTTGTCGGAAGCGCTTATCACCCTTTTAGGAGGTACGGATGGCCAAAATACGGATCTACCAGCTGGCTAA
- the nusA gene encoding transcription termination factor NusA — MNREFIDAMQQLALERGVTTEEVLEAFREALRKAYIKRQKGYRKEEIDAGKGPEVDVYIDPQTGRIEMVEVRRVVEKVEDPDKEIALSEALQYDPEVQIGDEMEFPIDPEGLSRMAIQDLRQILTQRLKESERNRIYNEYKDKEGQVLTGVVTRVDNRGNVFVELGRGEAYLPKSEQIPTERYYPGQRLKVYLKKVDRSAKGPSLIVSRAHEKLLEHLLKQEVPEIAEGIVEIKAIAREPGRRSKVAVMTHNPNVDPIGACIGHKGQRIQAVSAELGREKVDIILWAKDPKEFIRNALSPAQVGSIELEPNGQKARVKVTKDQHSLAIGTGGQNVRLASKLTGYEIHFEEAEISDLDEAIRRAAKEEAETPSRAKEEFEKLFRDLSE; from the coding sequence ATGAACCGGGAGTTCATAGACGCCATGCAGCAGCTGGCCTTGGAGCGGGGGGTCACCACCGAGGAGGTCCTCGAGGCCTTCAGGGAAGCCCTGCGTAAGGCCTACATCAAGCGGCAAAAGGGGTACCGCAAGGAGGAAATCGATGCGGGCAAGGGTCCGGAGGTGGACGTCTACATAGACCCCCAGACCGGGCGCATCGAGATGGTGGAGGTGCGCCGCGTGGTGGAGAAGGTGGAGGACCCAGACAAGGAAATCGCCCTCTCCGAGGCCCTCCAGTACGACCCCGAGGTCCAAATTGGCGACGAGATGGAGTTCCCCATTGACCCCGAGGGCCTCTCCCGCATGGCCATCCAGGACCTGCGCCAGATCCTCACCCAACGCCTCAAGGAGTCCGAGCGCAACCGCATCTACAACGAGTACAAGGACAAGGAGGGCCAGGTCCTCACCGGAGTGGTGACCCGGGTGGACAACCGGGGCAACGTCTTCGTGGAGCTGGGCCGGGGGGAGGCTTACCTTCCCAAGAGCGAGCAGATCCCCACGGAGCGCTACTACCCCGGGCAGCGCCTCAAGGTGTACCTGAAGAAGGTGGACCGCTCCGCCAAAGGCCCTTCCTTGATCGTAAGCCGGGCCCACGAGAAGCTTCTGGAGCACCTCTTGAAGCAGGAGGTCCCCGAGATCGCTGAGGGCATCGTGGAGATTAAGGCCATCGCCCGCGAACCCGGCCGCCGCAGCAAGGTGGCGGTAATGACCCACAACCCCAATGTGGACCCCATCGGGGCCTGCATCGGCCACAAGGGGCAGCGCATCCAAGCGGTTTCCGCCGAGCTGGGCCGGGAAAAGGTGGACATCATCCTCTGGGCCAAGGACCCCAAGGAGTTCATCCGCAATGCCCTCTCCCCCGCCCAGGTGGGTTCCATCGAGCTGGAACCCAATGGGCAGAAGGCCCGGGTCAAGGTGACCAAGGACCAGCACTCCCTGGCCATCGGCACCGGGGGGCAAAACGTGCGCCTGGCCTCCAAGCTCACGGGTTACGAGATCCACTTTGAGGAGGCGGAGATCTCCGATCTGGACGAGGCTATTCGCAGGGCCGCCAAGGAGGAGGCGGAAACCCCAAGCCGGGCAAAAGAGGAATTCGAGAAGCTCTTCCGGGATCTTTCCGAGTGA
- the rimP gene encoding ribosome maturation factor RimP → MDLWRLVEEAVEPLGLEVLEVKEAPGEVLVRLERKDERPISVADLERASRAIEAVFDREDPIPGSYRLLVESPGPKRPLFTRRHFERFQGLKAKVPGPEGFTGRILRVEEDEVVFQVGQEERRLKIGTFRANLAEWPEEPR, encoded by the coding sequence GTGGACCTTTGGCGGTTGGTGGAGGAAGCGGTGGAGCCTCTGGGCCTCGAGGTCCTGGAGGTGAAGGAAGCCCCCGGGGAGGTCCTGGTCCGCCTGGAGCGAAAGGACGAAAGGCCCATCAGCGTGGCCGACCTGGAACGGGCCAGCCGGGCCATAGAGGCCGTCTTTGACCGTGAGGACCCCATCCCGGGAAGCTACCGTCTCCTGGTGGAGTCTCCTGGCCCCAAGCGCCCCCTCTTTACCCGCCGCCACTTCGAGCGCTTCCAGGGGTTAAAGGCCAAGGTGCCGGGGCCCGAGGGCTTCACCGGACGGATCCTTCGGGTGGAAGAGGACGAAGTGGTCTTCCAGGTGGGCCAGGAAGAAAGACGCCTCAAGATCGGCACCTTCCGCGCCAACCTCGCCGAGTGGCCCGAGGAGCCCAGGTAA
- a CDS encoding ribbon-helix-helix protein, CopG family, translated as MPKSLKRLLELKARREGRSQAELVREALERYLASPSPKSLGIGEDTGVTGRTAEARLEKD; from the coding sequence TTGCCCAAGTCCTTGAAGCGCCTGCTGGAGCTTAAGGCCCGGCGGGAGGGCCGCTCCCAGGCTGAGCTCGTAAGGGAGGCGTTGGAGCGCTACCTGGCTTCCCCTTCCCCTAAGTCCTTGGGCATAGGGGAGGATACCGGGGTAACAGGCCGTACGGCAGAGGCCCGGTTGGAGAAGGATTGA
- the ribD gene encoding bifunctional diaminohydroxyphosphoribosylaminopyrimidine deaminase/5-amino-6-(5-phosphoribosylamino)uracil reductase RibD: MRELDERFLRRALQLAERARGHTHPNPLVGAVLVREGRVVGEGYHPRAGEAHAEVYALRQAGEEAQGATLYVSLEPCNHFGRTPPCSLALLQAGVARVVAAARDPNPLAQGGLERLRAGGVEVEAGLLEAEAQGQNEVFFHVQKKGRPFVLLKAALTLDGKVAAVSGDARYVSSEESRRVAQAYRQWLPVVMVGVGTILKDDPWLTVREPDFRPFPLMLEPPPLRDPVKVILDTEGRTPPTARIFQKGPRGEPARVYVLVGKGAPKDRLRALEEAGARVVELPREGGRVSLEGALHLLLEEGLDGILLEGGPRLAGAFWERGLVDKLALFVAPKVLGEGRGFLEGFALERMAEAKRLRLVRKEWLGEDLWLEAYPEG; encoded by the coding sequence TTGCGAGAGCTGGACGAACGGTTCCTGCGGAGGGCGCTACAGCTGGCCGAGAGGGCTCGAGGCCACACCCACCCCAATCCCCTGGTGGGGGCGGTGCTGGTGCGGGAGGGCCGCGTCGTGGGGGAGGGGTACCACCCCAGGGCCGGGGAGGCCCACGCGGAGGTGTACGCCTTGCGCCAGGCGGGTGAGGAGGCCCAAGGAGCCACCCTCTACGTGTCCTTGGAGCCTTGCAACCACTTTGGCCGCACCCCTCCTTGCTCCTTGGCCCTTCTGCAGGCGGGGGTGGCCCGGGTGGTGGCGGCGGCCCGGGATCCCAACCCTTTGGCCCAAGGGGGTCTGGAACGGCTTAGGGCCGGGGGGGTAGAGGTGGAGGCCGGGCTCCTGGAAGCCGAGGCCCAGGGGCAGAACGAGGTCTTCTTCCACGTGCAGAAAAAGGGCCGGCCCTTCGTGCTCCTCAAGGCTGCCTTGACCTTGGATGGCAAGGTGGCTGCTGTAAGCGGGGATGCCCGTTACGTGTCCTCGGAGGAAAGCCGGCGCGTGGCTCAGGCCTACCGCCAGTGGCTTCCCGTGGTGATGGTGGGGGTGGGAACGATCCTCAAGGACGATCCCTGGCTTACCGTGCGGGAGCCGGACTTCAGGCCCTTCCCCCTCATGCTGGAGCCCCCGCCCCTTAGGGACCCGGTGAAGGTGATCTTGGACACCGAGGGCCGCACTCCCCCCACCGCCCGTATCTTTCAAAAGGGACCCCGGGGGGAGCCTGCCCGCGTGTACGTGCTGGTGGGCAAAGGTGCGCCCAAGGATCGGCTTAGGGCCCTCGAGGAGGCGGGTGCCCGGGTGGTGGAGCTTCCCCGGGAAGGAGGGAGGGTGAGCCTCGAGGGGGCCTTGCACCTTCTCTTGGAGGAGGGACTGGACGGGATCCTTCTGGAGGGGGGTCCGAGGCTGGCTGGGGCCTTCTGGGAAAGGGGACTGGTGGACAAGCTGGCCCTCTTCGTGGCGCCCAAGGTTTTGGGGGAGGGGAGGGGGTTCTTGGAGGGGTTCGCCCTGGAGCGCATGGCCGAGGCCAAGAGGCTGAGGCTCGTCCGCAAGGAGTGGCTTGGGGAGGACCTTTGGCTGGAGGCGTACCCGGAGGGGTGA
- a CDS encoding riboflavin synthase has translation MFTGLVEETGEIVEVREGPFLRVRIAAKEVLSDLKVGDSVAVDGVCLTAVEVDEGGFWVELARETLRRTAPTWRVGHRPNLERALKVGDRLGGHFVTGHVDGVAEVVAIREAPGAKDYFFRPPQDLARYIAEKGSVALNGVSLTVAGLKGQDFFVTLIPHTLKVTNLGSLKVGDGVNLEVDLIARYLERLVKGE, from the coding sequence ATGTTCACGGGATTGGTGGAGGAAACCGGCGAGATCGTGGAGGTCCGGGAGGGGCCTTTCCTCAGGGTCAGGATCGCCGCCAAGGAAGTGCTTTCTGACCTTAAGGTAGGGGATTCGGTGGCGGTGGATGGGGTCTGCCTCACCGCAGTGGAGGTGGACGAGGGCGGTTTTTGGGTGGAGCTTGCCCGGGAAACCCTGCGCCGCACCGCCCCCACCTGGCGGGTGGGGCACCGGCCCAACCTGGAGAGGGCCCTTAAGGTGGGGGACCGGCTTGGGGGGCATTTCGTCACCGGGCATGTGGACGGGGTGGCGGAGGTGGTGGCCATCCGGGAGGCCCCGGGGGCCAAGGACTACTTCTTCCGACCCCCCCAAGACCTTGCCCGCTACATTGCCGAGAAGGGAAGCGTGGCCCTAAACGGCGTTTCCCTCACGGTGGCGGGCCTAAAGGGGCAGGACTTCTTCGTCACCCTTATCCCCCACACCCTTAAGGTCACCAACTTAGGAAGCCTAAAGGTGGGGGATGGGGTGAACCTGGAGGTGGACCTCATCGCCCGCTATCTGGAGCGGCTTGTGAAGGGGGAATGA
- a CDS encoding bifunctional 3,4-dihydroxy-2-butanone-4-phosphate synthase/GTP cyclohydrolase II: protein MEGLASVRELMEELRQGRPVVLVDDEDRENEGDLIMAAEHVTPEWVNFMLKECRGLLCVALTEERARALDLPLMVERNQDPQGTRFTVSVDARGTTTGISAFERAATIRLLADPEATAQDFRRPGHIFPLVARPGGVLRRAGHTEATVDLLRLAGLRPVGSLIEILKEDGTMARLPDLLEFAGRHGLKVGTIADLIRYRLEKGDLYVKREAEALLPTRFGEFRILGYRDSLTGEEHAALVMGSWDPEEPVLVRMHSECLTGDALHSLRCDCGFQRDLALERISKEGKGVLVYLRQEGRGIGLVNKIRAYHLQDQGLDTVEANLALGFPPDLRDYGVGAQILYDLGVRKMRLLTNNPRKVKALSGFGIEIVERIPLRAGDNPHNERYLQAKKEKLGHWMD, encoded by the coding sequence ATGGAGGGTTTGGCCAGCGTCAGGGAACTCATGGAGGAACTCCGCCAAGGCCGCCCGGTGGTCCTGGTGGACGACGAGGACCGGGAAAACGAGGGCGACCTCATCATGGCGGCAGAGCACGTGACCCCGGAGTGGGTGAACTTCATGCTCAAGGAGTGCCGGGGGCTCCTTTGCGTGGCCTTGACCGAGGAACGGGCCAGGGCCCTGGACCTGCCCCTCATGGTGGAGAGGAACCAGGATCCCCAGGGTACCCGCTTCACCGTGAGCGTGGATGCCCGGGGGACCACCACGGGGATCTCCGCCTTTGAGCGGGCGGCCACCATAAGGCTTCTGGCTGATCCCGAGGCCACCGCCCAGGATTTCCGGCGCCCTGGGCACATCTTCCCCCTGGTGGCCAGGCCGGGCGGGGTCCTGAGGCGGGCCGGGCATACGGAGGCCACCGTGGACCTTTTGCGCCTGGCGGGGCTTAGGCCGGTGGGGAGCCTCATCGAGATCCTCAAGGAGGATGGCACCATGGCCCGGCTTCCGGACCTTTTGGAGTTTGCCGGGCGCCACGGCCTTAAGGTGGGCACCATCGCCGACCTCATCCGCTACCGCCTGGAGAAGGGGGACCTCTACGTGAAACGGGAGGCGGAGGCCCTTTTGCCCACCCGGTTTGGCGAGTTCCGCATCCTGGGCTACCGGGATAGCCTCACGGGAGAGGAGCACGCCGCCTTGGTCATGGGAAGCTGGGACCCTGAGGAGCCCGTCCTGGTGCGCATGCACTCCGAGTGCCTCACCGGGGATGCCCTGCACTCCCTGAGGTGCGACTGCGGCTTCCAGCGGGATCTGGCTCTGGAGCGTATCTCTAAGGAGGGGAAGGGGGTTTTGGTCTACCTGAGGCAAGAGGGGCGGGGAATCGGCCTTGTGAACAAGATCCGGGCCTACCACCTGCAGGACCAAGGCCTGGACACGGTGGAGGCCAACCTGGCCCTGGGGTTCCCGCCGGACCTGCGGGACTACGGGGTGGGGGCCCAGATCCTCTACGACCTTGGGGTGCGCAAGATGCGCCTCCTCACCAATAACCCCCGCAAGGTAAAGGCCCTGTCGGGTTTCGGCATCGAGATCGTGGAGCGCATTCCCCTGAGGGCCGGGGACAACCCCCACAACGAGCGTTACCTCCAGGCTAAAAAGGAGAAGCTTGGGCACTGGATGGACTGA
- a CDS encoding vWA domain-containing protein yields the protein MLRLLRVGVLILLFLAFLDPRWPMPGRVVYLLDFSPSARESVFALADRLPGDRIYVAFAERAVRLPSPTARRLDLGERTDLKAAFQEAEALRPSRVVLVSDGLFEPIPAPFPLDAVYVPPKPHVAVELVPPPYPLYGETVGVGVVLEAPLSVEARLRVEGPAGTWERSLRVEGRKSLVYTFSLTGEAEVRAVVEGSWGRSEAQVSLQPADRGKALVLGDPALARYLEAQGFQVEEGPFRLPLEADLVAVGLGVLDLPEGAPEALRGYLRQGGGLLFTATPKGLFFGGWDRALPEDLPLKPLGRKGAALVLVMDVSGSMEGEKLSLAVAGALELVRSAAEEDYLGVVLFSSTHRVLFPPRPMTEQGKKEAESLLLSVRAGGGTVLGSAFREAVRLLQGVPVERKGILVLSDGLISDPQDPILALAEASGLEVSAMALGADADRAFLKALAERGGGRYYQAATAQELPRLFLKEGQEVFQGEGLEGRFPVRARPHPLAQGFSPPPLSVLLPARAEPWAEVVLESDGRAVLALGERGEGRVAALATDLSRSWRGWKEAASFLGGLARYLMGGKKALALYAYPEGKGVRVVVLGHLERPLFLSGGQEMPLVPTGPGRYEIQAQAPGVLLDGPRRLPLAFPLPGEWTPRDGKLVLKTLAEASHGRLLALEDLGQPGSSPLPLRPYLLALALALFLLERLLEARPFAGKA from the coding sequence ATGCTCCGGCTTCTTAGGGTTGGGGTCCTCATCCTGCTTTTCTTGGCCTTCCTGGACCCCAGATGGCCCATGCCGGGGCGGGTGGTGTACCTTCTGGATTTCTCGCCCTCTGCTCGGGAAAGCGTCTTCGCCTTGGCGGATAGGCTCCCTGGGGACAGGATCTATGTGGCCTTTGCGGAGCGGGCGGTGAGGCTTCCTTCGCCCACCGCCCGCAGGCTGGACCTGGGGGAGAGGACAGACCTGAAGGCGGCCTTTCAGGAGGCGGAGGCCCTGAGGCCGAGCCGCGTGGTCCTGGTTTCCGACGGGCTTTTCGAGCCCATTCCAGCTCCCTTTCCCCTGGATGCGGTTTACGTTCCCCCCAAGCCCCATGTGGCGGTGGAGCTGGTCCCCCCGCCTTATCCCCTGTACGGGGAAACGGTGGGGGTGGGAGTGGTCCTCGAGGCGCCCCTCTCCGTGGAGGCACGCCTGAGGGTGGAGGGCCCCGCAGGGACGTGGGAACGAAGCCTTCGGGTGGAGGGGCGTAAGAGCCTGGTGTACACCTTCTCCCTTACAGGGGAGGCGGAGGTGCGGGCGGTGGTGGAGGGTTCCTGGGGCCGGAGCGAGGCCCAGGTGAGCCTCCAACCTGCCGACCGCGGCAAGGCCCTGGTGCTTGGGGACCCGGCCTTGGCCCGTTACCTGGAGGCCCAGGGCTTCCAGGTGGAGGAAGGCCCTTTCCGCTTGCCCCTCGAGGCCGACCTGGTGGCGGTGGGCCTCGGGGTCTTGGACCTTCCCGAGGGGGCCCCGGAGGCTCTGAGGGGCTACCTCCGCCAAGGCGGCGGCCTTCTTTTTACCGCCACCCCCAAGGGTCTTTTCTTCGGCGGCTGGGACCGGGCTTTGCCGGAAGACCTTCCCCTAAAGCCCCTGGGCCGCAAGGGGGCGGCCTTGGTCCTGGTGATGGACGTATCGGGAAGCATGGAGGGGGAGAAGCTTTCCCTGGCGGTGGCGGGGGCCTTGGAGCTGGTGCGGTCGGCGGCGGAGGAGGACTACCTGGGCGTGGTGCTCTTTTCCTCCACCCATCGGGTTCTTTTCCCACCCAGGCCCATGACGGAGCAGGGGAAGAAGGAGGCGGAAAGCCTCCTCTTGTCCGTGCGGGCGGGGGGCGGGACGGTCCTGGGCTCCGCCTTCCGGGAGGCGGTGCGGCTTTTGCAGGGGGTGCCGGTGGAGCGCAAGGGGATCCTGGTGCTCAGCGATGGCCTCATCTCCGACCCCCAAGACCCCATCCTGGCCCTGGCGGAGGCCTCGGGCCTCGAGGTAAGCGCCATGGCCCTGGGGGCCGACGCCGACCGGGCCTTTCTGAAGGCCCTCGCCGAAAGGGGTGGGGGCCGGTACTACCAGGCGGCCACCGCCCAGGAGCTTCCCCGGCTTTTCCTGAAGGAAGGGCAGGAGGTTTTCCAGGGGGAGGGCCTGGAGGGCCGTTTCCCCGTTAGGGCCAGGCCCCATCCCCTGGCCCAGGGGTTTTCCCCACCTCCCCTTTCCGTTCTCCTTCCAGCCCGGGCCGAGCCCTGGGCGGAGGTGGTTTTGGAAAGCGACGGCAGAGCGGTGCTGGCCCTGGGGGAGAGGGGAGAGGGGCGGGTGGCCGCCTTGGCCACGGATCTTTCCCGTTCCTGGCGGGGCTGGAAGGAGGCAGCTTCTTTTCTGGGCGGCCTTGCCCGCTACCTCATGGGGGGCAAGAAGGCCCTGGCCCTGTACGCCTACCCCGAAGGGAAAGGGGTGCGGGTGGTGGTTCTGGGCCACCTGGAGCGCCCGCTTTTCCTAAGCGGGGGCCAGGAGATGCCCCTGGTGCCCACGGGGCCTGGGCGGTACGAAATCCAGGCCCAGGCTCCCGGGGTGCTCCTGGACGGCCCGCGCCGCTTGCCCCTGGCCTTCCCCTTGCCCGGGGAGTGGACCCCCAGGGACGGGAAGCTGGTCCTCAAGACCCTGGCCGAGGCTTCCCATGGGCGGCTGTTGGCCCTGGAGGACCTGGGGCAACCTGGATCCTCCCCTCTGCCCTTGCGCCCCTATCTGCTGGCCTTGGCCCTGGCGCTTTTCCTCCTGGAGCGGCTCCTCGAGGCGCGGCCCTTTGCTGGGAAAGCCTGA
- a CDS encoding PaaI family thioesterase codes for MKAIQLYYPPQWAHCYGCGYLNPMGLHLKTYWKADEGQSETRFTPSPHHTAIPGFVYGGLLASLVDCHSTATAAAAKAHAEGLDLETHPLRFVTASLKVDYLKPTPLGPELVLVGRAKEVKGRKVVVETELYANGEVTVRGEAVLVQITGDFGQGGTPPTKGQ; via the coding sequence ATGAAGGCCATCCAGCTCTACTACCCACCGCAGTGGGCCCACTGCTACGGGTGCGGCTACCTGAACCCCATGGGCCTTCACCTCAAGACCTACTGGAAAGCGGACGAGGGCCAGAGCGAAACCCGTTTCACCCCTAGCCCCCACCACACCGCCATTCCCGGGTTCGTCTACGGGGGACTTCTCGCCTCCCTGGTGGACTGCCACTCCACCGCCACCGCCGCCGCCGCCAAGGCCCATGCCGAGGGCCTGGATCTGGAAACCCATCCCCTTCGCTTCGTGACCGCCAGCCTCAAGGTGGACTACCTGAAGCCCACCCCTTTGGGGCCCGAGCTGGTCCTGGTGGGCCGGGCCAAGGAGGTGAAGGGGAGGAAGGTGGTGGTGGAGACCGAGCTCTACGCCAACGGGGAGGTGACCGTGCGGGGGGAGGCGGTCCTGGTGCAGATCACCGGGGACTTCGGCCAAGGAGGTACTCCTCCAACAAAAGGGCAATAA
- a CDS encoding cobalamin B12-binding domain-containing protein, which produces MDRRIRVLIAKPGLDGHDRGAKVVARALRDAGMEVIYTGLRQTPEMIVSAAIQEDVDAIGLSILSGAHMHYFREVKRLLEEQGASDILLFGGGIIPDEDVPKLKELGVAAVFGPGTSTQEIVDFLKRAVPERWRTQGLA; this is translated from the coding sequence ATGGACAGGCGCATACGGGTGCTCATCGCCAAGCCCGGGCTGGACGGCCACGACCGCGGGGCCAAGGTGGTGGCCCGGGCCTTAAGGGATGCCGGCATGGAGGTGATCTACACGGGGCTCAGGCAAACCCCGGAGATGATCGTGTCCGCGGCCATCCAGGAGGACGTGGACGCCATAGGGCTGTCCATTCTCTCCGGAGCCCACATGCACTACTTCCGGGAAGTGAAGCGGCTCCTCGAGGAGCAAGGGGCTTCGGACATCCTCCTCTTCGGAGGAGGGATTATCCCCGATGAAGATGTGCCCAAGCTGAAGGAGCTGGGGGTGGCGGCGGTGTTCGGTCCTGGGACCAGCACCCAGGAGATCGTAGACTTCTTGAAACGGGCGGTGCCGGAGCGCTGGCGGACCCAGGGCTTAGCATGA